The region AAAAGCTAGATATTAAAAAtgtgaataaataaaaatatattaGGCTTATTTGGTTGGTTTTCGTTTGCTTCTTATTTTGTCCCTTTGCCTTGGTCAAAAACTAAATTTTGTCAACTCAAGTTGCCCCGAAATGAACTTCTAAAATAATAATATGCTTAATATATTTCACCAAATGTTTGATTTCGAAATTACCATTATTATTTGTTGGATCATATGCGTACACACTTAATTTTGAAGATTTAAAAACCTTATGATTTTAGCTTATTTATTATTTTGTCTGTCCGCACCACTAGTGGAGCTACGGCTGAACCTGCAGGGGCCATGCCCCCAACCTTGGTCAAAATTGTGAAGGGAAAAAATTTAGGGTCCTAAGATTAGAAGAAATGTAATCTTTGCCCCCCTTCCAAACACCTATATTTTGTGATTCGCCCACCCAGAATATCTtggctagctccgccactggcccACATGTATTATTAGTGGGTTACTCGTTTCTTTCATACTACCACACTATTTTGTTTGTTGAAAATATTATCTCTTCTAAATAGATGATGTAAGGTATTTTCAAACCTCGGAAGGTTATTGCCTCAAACCTCTTGCCCAAATTTGGGATTCTTGGTCTTCAAAACTTTAGGGTATCTCCAAAGGCAAAGCCCATCTACCTCCCCGTAAACATATGCCTAGAGAGAAAAACGCCCGTTCTATGAGCTCCCCCAAAGCTGGGCCAAATGTATGAATTGTCCAAACCCTCCCAATGTCGGTCCATATAGAGGGTGAAATAGAGTTGTACGTACATGCACGCCATGTCGGCAACACCTTTGGCCCATCCCAAACCCAACAACCCCCATGTCCGGTCCTCACAATCTCTCTCTACTGTATCATTTGCTTAAACACTCCCCCAAACCCTAGCTTCAATCCGCCCACCATCTGTTGGCTCCATGGATAGCATCGATCCGCTAACACAAGGGGCACCATGTCGGCTGGGAGCTCCTGGCAATAGGGGGCGATATATGAGGAGTTCACGCTCCACCGTCCGATGGTGGACATTGGAGGCCACTTGACATCCCTGTCACCCCAACGTTGGTTCAGTAGCTGCACACCATTCCTGCCACCCTGACGCGAACAGCGAAAGTGGACCATCCTCGGCACCCAGGCGCTGAGTGCTAACCCAGCGTCCCCATTGTGGCACGAGTCACGTGGCAGCTCTCCGTCCCCGGCACCTCGATACTGGTGGAGTAGTGACAATTAATGCATCTAGCTCGTCCGATAATCCAGCACGGAGTGTCCCTATCTATGTATGATGCCCATGAAAGATGCATGAAAATGGGGGAGGATAAATGGTGTATGTTGTTAGAGTGGAGAATTTATTTTGGCACAAACCAATGCTTAGTGTGGACATATGGGGTGGCAATTTGATGGTTACCCTTCGATATGCCCTTATATCCATATGATCCGTTGTTTACTTTGGCCGACTCTTTTTGTTTGCGAAAAGGATTAGATCTATTATAAAGATTCACCAAAAGTATAAAGCACCTCAACCATAATGAAGATTACATcgaggtccattgaccatcaaacgaCCATTTCCGGTGCCAGAACGAGCCGCCGACGCGCCGCTGTCTACAGAACAAGTGCCAGAAGAAGCCCAAGTGCTTCAGCCTACAGGACAAAACAAACACTCCTAGTAATAACTGGAATGATTCCTTGATTCGTCCCTTAGAAATACTCCAAAAGAGGCTTTATCTTGACTAACTATAGGATTGTATGCAGCATCGATATATGCTAAGAAACCTGCATGATGAAAATCTAGCTCCCTGTCAATAGCATTGCTAGCTATCGCCTTCCATATTAGCAATCCTCTTATCTTCCAACTCATCCTCCAATGCACCTGCATTAAGCATTGATTTGGTAGCGTATATAACCTGCATTGGAATCCAATTTTTCTATTAAATAGAAGATCACTTCTGGCTTTCCAAATATTCCATAAAGTAGTAAAGATGATCTCTAAACTTAAATCCGAGTGATGGCTAGACAAAATGAAGTTATGACATTCAAAGGATATAAGCTATGATCTACCACATCCAATTTAAGACCTAATTTGGATCAAACCGATCTAGAGAATTTGCATAGAAAGAACATATGCGCATCAGATTTTCAACCTGGCCACACCTACAACATTCTTTCTCTATATGTTTTGAAAATCTAGAGACTCTTAGTCAACAGCGGAGCTTTGTTGGGGCCGAGGGGGGCTGTGGCCCCCCCAACTTTGGAGAAAACTCTGAAGAATTTTTTTTTGAAGGGCCAAGATGAGGTGAAAATTAGCCTTTTGCCCCCCCCCCAGCTCTTTGTCATTTACGTTTCGCCCCCCCAATGGTTTTggtctagctccgccactgctcttagtcctgaagcaatagctcttctaaTAAGTCTCCAAGCAAAACTTTTAACTCTAGGAGCCAAAGTTTTATTTTTTCCAAACCTGGTTAAGAATAGCTATCTCCTGGTTGGCCACAAGAGGTCTTTGGTTCGTCGTATTATCCTAGATACCCCGCATAAAAACTTTGTAAGCACTTTAAGCAGTACATTTTGCATTTGGAGTGTGAATCCAGGACAAGGTATCATCAAGCTCAGCATGTATGACCGGAGTACTATGTAAAACATCATTTTTAAAAGTATCATCAAAATAGGATAGTAATCCAGCTTGGTAAGACACAAGCAATGAACAAGCACATGCAAGAGAGAGATGGACTCAAGTACTACAAACAACAGCCGATCTGGCCCCATGAACTAAACCAGATGCTAACCATGGTTTTGAGTCGAGGTTAGGTATCGCTAACACCAGCCCAACCATCACTTAATAATAAAGCCACCACACCCAGCTAAGAAGCCAGGTAGGTTCCTTGTCCCTTTCATTCCCCAAGGACAAAATAAATAAGTACGCTCCTGATGCATCTCCATTCGACGGCTGAGGGCCACTTGGGCTAATTTTAGATCACTAGGCGTCAAGATCACACCCAACCGAACTCAATGAATGAATGATAGATTGATGTCCCCACTCCAGCCTCAGAGCATATCCATTCGCACCATTCTCCGCATCCGTCCGCCTCACCACAACAGAAAAAAGCAACTTTCCTCTCCTATTAGAAAAGAAGATAATCTGCTAAAAAAGTCTGTTTTTTACAAAACACTTTCTGCTGGATACATCCGTTTGGGCTTCAACTAATTTCGGACGGAGCGAGTAGAAAAGAAGAGACATCGTAAATGGTGTTTCTTTCTTGGTTAGGGCGCTACTCCAGCATAAACAATTTTGGAGTCATTTTCTGTTGGAGAAACAAAACACTTTCTGCTGCATACATCCGTTTGAGTTTCAACTAATTTTAGACGGACGGAGTAGAAAAGAAGAGGTATCGTAAATGATGCTTCTGTCTTGATTATGGCGCTACTCCAGCATAGACAATTCTGGTGTTATTTTCTGTAGGAGAAACAAAACACACATTTTTTTTTCTAAACACTTtctgctagatacatccgtttgagtttCAActaatttcggacggagggagtagaaaagaaGAACGTACATGGTGTTTCTGTCTTGATTAGGGTGCTACTCCAGGATAAATAATTCTGGTGTCATTTTCTGTCGGAGAAACAAGACCCAtattattttttaaaaatatagaagttaaaaatcatatcttttttcTACCAGAAAAAAGACGAGGAGAGAAAAGGGTCGCCATTTTTCCGCAGGCTGGTCAAGTACGGATAGGCTCCATCCCCTCCCCTGCCCTGTCCACCTCCCCCCCTCCCCACTGCCCGCGGCGCCTCGGCTCGATCCCCCTgcccccgcccgccgccgccgccgccgatcccggCCCTCCTCCGCCACCCCGCACTTCACACATGATGGAAGCCGACGTCGCCATTGCCACCCCCGTGCTCCGCCCTCAGGTATCCCATCCCGATTCCCATCCATCCCGTCCGCGCCGATTCCCCTCTCACATCTCCCCTCCGGTGCTCGTTCCCCTTTTTCCTTTTCTGGTCAAGCCCTGTCAAAGATTCGGCCCTCGCCTCGTCAATTTCCTCCCCTTTTAGATTATAAAGATTTAATCTTGCGGCGGCGATTCGAGTTGCGTGCGCTGACTATTTATTTGACGCACGGCGGCGACCTCTGCGGAAGGCAGATTCGCTTACCCTGTCCGTCGTCGGGTTTCCAGTGGCGTTGAGCTGAATTGGAGTGGTGGTGGCGATTTAGATGCCGACTTGAGAGCATATCCAGCTACTGACGGATCTTTTAGTGCTGTGTCCCGATTTGATTTGCCTATCCATCTCTAAGAAACCTGCTGGGTGTATATGCCGGCATCATACTTGCTAAATTCGCTGTGCTGGTGATTCGGTTCTGCTTGTCGGGATGCGACGTTTCGGAGTGCCGGAAGCTTGGAATGAACCAGACAGGATGGTATATTCCAATTGAATGAAACATGTGGAATTATGCGCGAAACGGTCGGTCGGTCAGCGGAACTTTTATTCCTGTTTGCTTGGTGGTGATGAAAAGTATCGGTCATTCTAGCGGAATGTGATAAGCCTGGTTGCTAGTACTAATCTCACTCATCACATGATAAGTTTAGGAGATTGCTGAAGATTTGGAGTTCTAGGCACCGCTAACTTATTCTTGACTTGTGTGTGTAAAACTTTGGAGAGGGTCTTGTTTTGGAAATTTATTGTTGTCCAGTTACCATCATAACCGTGTTTATGGAAACGGAAAATACCTGATTCCTTAACTAAAGGTCTCCactatgtgatgggaacaaggttggAGTAGAATAATTTTGGTGGATTTACTTGTGATTTAGTTAGGACTACAGACTCTGTTTCTTGTCGTATTTGTGATCTGTTACCATTTAAAGCATGTAATTATTTGGAACCTGTGGATGCGAAGCCTGGAATTCTCTGTGTTCTGTGTAAAAGTCCTGCTCCTTTTGGCTTAATACGAGTGATAAAATGCCAAATGAATCTCAACATTGTTGTTTTCCGTTGCAGGAATCGTAGCTGATTGGATGCTTTCGAGCTGCAGATTCAGAGCACATAGTGGTCGTCGAGTGCTCGCGGAGACGTGGTTTTGAAGCATTGAAGTGTTAGGTGGCTTTTTCATTGCATAGCTGTAACCTGTAAAAAGAAACAAGTTGGGTTTTCGCCAAGAGCTGATAGGATGAAGAGTACTCGAGGAGCAATGTCATCTCCTCTCTGTCTCTGTGCAGTGGTTTGCCTCATGGCTCAGATAGGAGCTGCCAATGTAGTTCTGATGGGGAATAATCTTACTTTGTCGTTCGACGATGTTGAGGCAAACTTTTGTAAGTTCTGAACATCTTACCATCAGCTACCAACTTCTACTATTTGACTGTCActacattttttattgcatgcttTCTCCTGTTCTCCACCTACTGGTTATGGCATATTTAGGTGCTAATGTCTGGCTGCATACTTCTTGGCTGCGATGTTGATTTATGGTGGCATGCAAAATATGTTGTAATAATCCTATTATGTTATTCCGTCTGTGTCCTGCCAACTCTCCTAACGACATTAAGCTTGATTGTTATTCCATTGATTGTGCCATGTACTCATGGTGCATTTGCATTATAACCTtttcccttctactttgcacttctcTGTGGAGTCTGCAACTCTGCATTATGTTATCTGAAGGACTAATTATGCCATTTCAATTTGTTTGCAGCTCCGGCAGTAAAAGGGTCGGGTGTTAATGGCTTAGTTTATACTGCCGAACCTTTGAATGCCTGCAGTGCATTGACAAGCAAGGCAGTCGAGGGTCCACCGTCTCCGTTTGCCCTGGTTATAAGAGGTGGCTGCACATTTGATGAGAAAGTGAAAAACGTGCAGGATGCTGGATTCAAAGCTGCAATAGTGTATGACAACGAAAACAGTGGAGTTCTGGTTTCAAGTAATGTACCTTGTCCCTCTCAACCGTTCTTCTTTTTTACCTTTCATGTCCTGTAGATGGCCACATATTGAGTAGAGATGGAACAGACTGAGATGCACAGAAAATGCTTTCAGATCTGTTCTCCATAATGATGAAGCTGAAATACTTGTGCAGATTATTAGAAGCTAGAAATAACTGTAGATGTTGATATGTTTTTGGTTACTGTTCCTACATCTATAGTTTAGTTTTCACTAGTTTCGTTTTAGTATTGTTCGGATCATATATTCTCTGCACTTCCTAACTGAGAATTAGGTGTAACAGTGGCTGGAAGCTCAAGCGGTATTCAGATATACGCTGTGTTCATCTCAAAGGTCTCAGGGGAGGTGCTGAAGAAATTTTCAGGCCGTACTGATGTGGAGGTGTGGATAATACCGTCATTCGAGAACTCAGCCTGGTCGATCATGGCGATTTCATTCATATCACTGCTCGCCATGTCTGCTGTTTTAGCTACCTGTTTCTTTGTGAGAAGACATCGAATAAGGCGGGACCGACCTAGAAATCTAGATTCCCGAGAATTCCATGGGATGAGCAGTCAATTAGTTAAGGCGATGCCAAGCCTTATTTTCACCAAAGTGCAAGAGGACAACTGCACGTCGTCGATGTGTGCCATTTGCTTGGAAGATTACACCGTCGGAGAACAGATAAGAGTGCTGCCCTGCCGTCACAGTATGTCTCGCAAACTCTGTCTTCTAAAAACTAGTACCTTGCATATTTGATCCTTTGCCATGCCCATAGTATTTTAGGTAAAACTAGTCACCTCTATTTGCTGTACTTCTCCAACCCTCGAATTTGGTATTAAAAATAATGTTCTGTGCTAGTTTTTGAGTCTGTTGTCATGATGACTGTTGGTGTGTTGTAAAGTTTACTTAAGTACTCTCTCAATTTATTTTCATCTAGTTGGAACTTGAAAAATCCTTAAGAACATAAGAATATAAAATACTGGTGCTGCAATTGAAATTTCATTGTAACAGTGTGTGTGTAATTCATTTATGTGAAAATCATTAACATTGTAGATTTACGAGTCAACTAGTATTGCAATAAAGAAAGTACTACAAATTGAACCAATTGGATGACTCTCCTTTCATACAATCAGCTTATCTGTATCAGTATTTTCTTTCTAAGGCAGCACTCTGATAATTGTTTGAATTGCCTTGCAGAGTTCCATGCAGCTTGTGTGGACATGTGGCTCACATCCTGGAGATCATTCTGCCCCGTATGCAAGCGAGATGCAGGCGCTGGAATGACAGGCCCTCCTGCCTCGGAGACCACCCCATTGTTCGCTTCCGCAGTACGCTTGCCTTCGCCGTCATCCTCATTCCGGTCGAGCGTGGGAGCATCCCCTCCCAGACCAATAAACCTGCGTCCTTCGTCGCAGTCCATATCTCGGGTCTACTCTGCTTCTGGCACCCCGCACTCTCTGAACACCCAAAGACCATACAGGAACTCATCAGCCATGAGCATGAGCAGAAGTAGCGCAGACCTTGCAAACATGTCTTCGCCCTACCTCCGCACCTCACTCCTCCGTGGAGGCTCCACACACTCCCTGGTCGGCAACCACCTGTCTCCACCAGTCAACATAAGTTATGCTTATGCCCCCCCACAGATGTACAATTCCGGTTATGGGTCGCCCAGCGCGCATGCCGGTTCTTCATACATCTCCAATTCGGGGTATGGATCGTCGTCGGGCTACTACCTGGGCTCGTCCAGCCAGCATCGGTCTTCGGCGTACCTGAGGCATTGTGGGGAGTCGGGGCCGAGCCTGTCCACCATGGCCCCTCAGTCACCACAGCAGCAGCAGTCCCAGCTGCTGCGGCACGGCGGCGACTCAGATGCGAGCCTGAACCTGGCGGGCGCGTCGTCGGCCCAGTCCTTCCGTCAGTCCTACTTGAGGCACTGCGGCGACTCGGACGCGAGCCTGTCTGCCATGGCGTCGTCAGGGCAGTCGCTGCCGGGATGCTGATCATGGCTAGTCAAAGCTCGCTCTGAACTCTTCTTCTTTGTTGCGCGCGAAAGAGGCAGTGTGGCTTGTGAATACATCCAGGGCGGCGTGTAACTGTTACATAGGCAATTGGTTGCCTGAGGAGTGAGTCAATGAGGGAGAGAGAACTGCATAGATTTTGTTCCTGTTTTGTTCTGGATTTTTTTTGTTGTGTTTCTAGTGATTGTGTGGATTTATTTTCCGCGCTTATGGATGTACATTACAGGTATATAAGACAGCGCAGGGATGATGTTTTTGAGCTTTGCCTTGTGGTTATGGAAGTGGAAGTAATGGTAAAGTTGGTTTTAGATGCATCAGTCCTGGCGTACGTTATATATGATCATGTCTAATCACTGCTCTCTGTCCCGTTTTCGGGGCTCAATTATCTCATCTTAAATCAAACTTatttaagtttgaccaaatttattgaGAAACATGTGTAAACTTAGTTAAGTTTGGCTGAGTTTTATCATGAAGTGTGTGATGTCAAGCAAGCCTGGGGATAAGGAAACCTTCAAAACATATAATCTCCTAATCTCACCATATATATTTAGGGTTGCTTTGTAAGTGGATTCAGTCTACCAGCACAGCCCTAAAAAAAAGTCTACCAGCACAACCCTTTTTTTTTGCTGGGAGAGGTAGCATCTCGCTGGAAGAGGGTGGCATTTTGAACGTTAAAAGATGACAGTTTTGAGCCTTCATCTTAGAAAATGTCATGTTGTTCCCAAGAAACAGCACCCCACATACAACTAAAAATGCCACCAAAACGTCTGCAAATGCCACCCCTCCTAGCGAATGTTTGTCAGTTAAAGGAGTCCTAAATTTTATAGGTTCAAATGGTTGCAACTTGAAAGGAAGGCGTGAATGCAACGATATACTAATCCGTGGACCCTTGTGTTTGTTCGTTGGAGATGGCAGCTGATCAGGCAAATACAGACACTAGGTAGGTTATGTGCCTGATAATGATAGGGTAGTCATGATCGCGGGTTTCGTGAAAAATTAAAATAGTTAACTTTAAACCATGGCATTTGCTATTGTTGAAGCAACCGAAGTAGTTTTTTGGATCGCGCCTGAGGTTCAGGGATCAGACCGGCCGGCCATACAGGGTCGGGTGGTCGCGTGGGATCTAATGGTTTTAGAGCAAATCAActactccctccataaactaatataagagcgtttagatcactaaaatagttatctaaacgctcttatattagtttacagagggagtagtttggaATATTTTTCTAGTTGACTGAAGACGGTCCTAAATCATAGTACTACCGGAGAACTAACTTTTCCGGCTATGGTATGAAGAATGCCCTCCGCTTTTCTTTTTCGAGTTTTCATGGATCTCTCCGACGAAGTAGCGGAAGCATGAAATGCTATTCACGAATGAGCATTGCTATCTGATTCCCTAGAAAGCATAGAACCCGTGTTAAATCAAGCGGTGAATTCAGAATCAAAGTGAGGAGAACAGGATATATCAATCACCACATGAAAGATAGAGAATCCAATCCAAAAATGACGAAATTTTCAACAAAAAATGGAAAGATAGGCTGAAAAATCGATAGCTACCGCAGGCTGAAATTTTAGACTAGAGATTCAATGATGAGTGTAGGGTGAGCCGACGGCCGGAATGGCCGTCGTAGCCCACCTTCTCTGCCGGCGCCTTCCTCTTagctcgccgtcgccggccgcagcgcccacccctcgcccctccacgGCTCCTAATCCTCCTCACCGTTCCCGGCCGCCGTACCGAGCTCCCAATCCCCATCTGCCCTGCCACCGCCGTCCTCTGCTTCGGCCAGTGTGGTGCCCGCCACCCGTTCGACATTTGGCCTTCTGCCTTCTCTCACCGTCGGCGGGCTTGCTCTGGTGCGCCCGCTTAGCCGTCCTTGGGCTCTGCACAAGTTGGAGCGCCTCCATGGATTGGATGCCTTCCCCGCCAACCCCTCTTTCTGCAGCGCTGGCCTCTGCCTCAGGCGCCCGCCACCTGTTCGGCATTTGGCCTGCTGCTCTACTGCTGCCTGCTTCGCCTCCTTGGGCCCTACATAAGTTGGTTGTCTTCCCATCCTCGTTAGGTTGCAAGGTGGACGGGATATCCCGCCTCGCCGCTGCGCCATCCTGCATAGCTGCCGCTGGGCTGACCGCATATTCAACAGCGGGTTCAAGCGGACGCGCCGCATAACCACATCAGTGCGTCACACCTGCCTCTCCAGAAAAAAAAAACTACTCTTACTCTCTCCTGATGGAACGCCTCCGACCTGATGCCTCCGCCGACCTGACGCCCTGCTCAGCGTTCCTTAAGCTCTGGACAAGTTGGAGCACCTCCACGGATGTCGTGCCATCCCGGGGCGCAGGCATGCAGCTCTGACTCGGCCCTCCATACCGCTGCACTAGGTGCTGTGCCACTGTTGTTGGTCAGGCATCCGTAGCTTCCTCGGCCTCCCTTTCCATCCTCCTTCAATCAAGGTGTGATCCTCTTATTCGTCGGTGTGCTTTGGCTGCCTCTCATCATATCCACGCCTGTCGTGCTGTGCGCACGGAGCTGCATTCTGGGATCACTGCTACAATTCTCCATCACCGGTATGCTCTTCTCCAAAAATCCTCTTATTTTTGTGAGGGAAATGTGATATCCTTGCACATGCGTTTCATTCAACTTTCAAGTTTAACAGTTTGCTGTGCAAGTTTAACATCTTTACAGTGGTGTGGTTACTTCATCCTAGTTGGGCTTAAACCTTAATGTAAGGCAAGTTTATTAGGCGTAGGGTGAAAAACAGCCTTCAGTACACACATAGTTTTCCTGCTGAACTTTATTGTATATAGGCTGAAAATATTGTAGTTCCCATGCTGAACTTTATTGTAATTCCACCAGTTGAGTGCAATTGGTCAGTGAGGTTAAGAAGGGCCAATCTCCTGCTTCGAGACTATTCTCACCTAGATCTAGGCTGATTAAGTTGGGAAGAGTCCCAAGAGAAGGCACAATACCATGGAATGCACTTTCAGCGAGATAAATCGTATGAAGATTCGTTGTGTTGGCTAGTGAAGTGGGGATTTGGCCATGAAATTTGTTTACTCCCATAATCAAAGTTTGGATGCTTGGAAGGGTATATCCAATGTTATATGGAATTTCCCCTGCCAGAGAGTTCACACCCACGCTAAGGTATGTGAGTGTTGATATGTTGTAAATAGAGGCGGGGACACTCCCTGACAAGAAGTTGTAACTCAGGTCTAGTAGTTGCAGGTTGGGAAGCTTACCTATACTCGCTGGGATGCTACCTTGAAAATTATTCTGTGAAAGTAAGAGCCAGCGAAGGGAAGAAAAGTTCCCTAGAGTAGAAGGTATTGCCCCTGCAAGATTATTTGATGCCAAGACAAGATGTTGCAAGGGTGAGTCATCAAAATTCGGGAAAACAGCAGGTATGGACCCAACAAAGTTGTTTACTCCCAGGGACAAGATTTTGAGTGATGTGCTGTTGAATAGTGCAGATGGAATCTCTCCACCTAGCTGATTTTTTGTTAAGAACAAAAATTGAAGTGATGAACTATTAGTTAGGAGAGACGGGATGGGTCCTGTGAGGCTATTGTCGGTGAGATTAACAGAGTGAAGAGCAGAACTGGTTCCAAGTGAAAGAGGTATATTACCCGTCAGAGTATTTCTAGCAAGATGCAAAACTGAAAGGTTGCGGAGTATCCCCAACCCTTTGGGGATGCCTCCGGTAAGATTGTTGTGATCCAGGTTGAGCTGCTGCATATTTGAACATTGGCTTAGGTTTGATGGGATCTCACCGCTGATGGAGTTGCTCCCAAGATCAATGACTCGAAGCTGAGAACATGAGGATAGATTGCTTGGGATCATTCAACTAAGATTGTTTGAAGTGAGATTAAGATACTGCAGCCTATTTAGTTGGCCAAGTTCGGCCGGGATTGGACCCCTAAGTTGATTGTTTGGGAGGTGGACCTTTGTGAGGAGAGTGAGATTTGCAATGCAAGGAGGTACTTGGCCATCAAGGTGGAGTGACTCGAGGTCCAACGCAACAACACGAGACTTGCTGCATGTAACACCGGACCACGTGCAGAACTGTTGGAGGGAATCATCAATCTTCCATGAGGTTAGGAGACCAGCAGAAGTGATGAGATGGAGTTTAAGGCGATGGAGAGCTTGGAAGTCGGTGCTAGCATCACCATGGTCGTGGAGAGCTGTGGCACCTACTAATGAACATGTGAGAAGGGAGGATAGGAGGATTATTAGAGGCAGTGGCTGCACATGAGACATGAGGACTTATGCTTACAACTCTAGTGGACGGTTGAAGCATTGAGATATGGTTCCTCTACTGCATTTACAGAAGGCTGATGTGGTTCAACTCAGTGCTGGAGTTAGAGGGTGGGGCCCACCCTGGAACTTCCCAAT is a window of Triticum dicoccoides isolate Atlit2015 ecotype Zavitan chromosome 2B, WEW_v2.0, whole genome shotgun sequence DNA encoding:
- the LOC119366607 gene encoding receptor homology region, transmembrane domain- and RING domain-containing protein 1-like isoform X1 is translated as MKSTRGAMSSPLCLCAVVCLMAQIGAANVVLMGNNLTLSFDDVEANFSPAVKGSGVNGLVYTAEPLNACSALTSKAVEGPPSPFALVIRGGCTFDEKVKNVQDAGFKAAIVYDNENSGVLVSSVTVAGSSSGIQIYAVFISKVSGEVLKKFSGRTDVEVWIIPSFENSAWSIMAISFISLLAMSAVLATCFFVRRHRIRRDRPRNLDSREFHGMSSQLVKAMPSLIFTKVQEDNCTSSMCAICLEDYTVGEQIRVLPCRHKFHAACVDMWLTSWRSFCPVCKRDAGAGMTGPPASETTPLFASAVRLPSPSSSFRSSVGASPPRPINLRPSSQSISRVYSASGTPHSLNTQRPYRNSSAMSMSRSSADLANMSSPYLRTSLLRGGSTHSLVGNHLSPPVNISYAYAPPQMYNSGYGSPSAHAGSSYISNSGYGSSSGYYLGSSSQHRSSAYLRHCGESGPSLSTMAPQSPQQQQSQLLRHGGDSDASLNLAGASSAQSFRQSYLRHCGDSDASLSAMASSGQSLPGC
- the LOC119366607 gene encoding receptor homology region, transmembrane domain- and RING domain-containing protein 1-like isoform X3, translating into MKSTRGAMSSPLCLCAVVCLMAQIGAANVVLMGNNLTLSFDDVEANFSPAVKGSGVNGLVYTAEPLNACSALTSKAVEGPPSPFALVIRGGCTFDEKVKNVQDAGFKAAIVYDNENSGVLVSSVTVAGSSSGIQIYAVFISKVSGEVLKKFSGRTDVEVWIIPSFENSAWSIMAISFISLLAMSAVLATCFFVRRHRIRRDRPRNLDSREFHGMSSQLVKAMPSLIFTKVQEDNCTSSMCAICLEDYTVGEQIRVLPCRHKFHAACVDMWLTSWRSFCPVCKRDAGAGMTGPPASETTPLFASAVRLPSPSSSFRSSVGASPPRPINLRPSSQSISRVYSASGTPHSLNTQRPYRNSSAMSMSRSSADLANMSSPYLRTSLLRGGSTHSLVGNHLSPPVNISYAYAPPQMYNSGYGSPSAHAGSSYISNSGYGSSSAYLRHCGESGPSLSTMAPQSPQQQQSQLLRHGGDSDASLNLAGASSAQSFRQSYLRHCGDSDASLSAMASSGQSLPGC
- the LOC119366607 gene encoding receptor homology region, transmembrane domain- and RING domain-containing protein 1-like isoform X2 — its product is MKSTRGAMSSPLCLCAVVCLMAQIGAANVVLMGNNLTLSFDDVEANFSPAVKGSGVNGLVYTAEPLNACSALTSKAVEGPPSPFALVIRGGCTFDEKVKNVQDAGFKAAIVYDNENSGVLVSMAGSSSGIQIYAVFISKVSGEVLKKFSGRTDVEVWIIPSFENSAWSIMAISFISLLAMSAVLATCFFVRRHRIRRDRPRNLDSREFHGMSSQLVKAMPSLIFTKVQEDNCTSSMCAICLEDYTVGEQIRVLPCRHKFHAACVDMWLTSWRSFCPVCKRDAGAGMTGPPASETTPLFASAVRLPSPSSSFRSSVGASPPRPINLRPSSQSISRVYSASGTPHSLNTQRPYRNSSAMSMSRSSADLANMSSPYLRTSLLRGGSTHSLVGNHLSPPVNISYAYAPPQMYNSGYGSPSAHAGSSYISNSGYGSSSGYYLGSSSQHRSSAYLRHCGESGPSLSTMAPQSPQQQQSQLLRHGGDSDASLNLAGASSAQSFRQSYLRHCGDSDASLSAMASSGQSLPGC